One window from the genome of Dyella sp. A6 encodes:
- a CDS encoding lipid-binding SYLF domain-containing protein produces MFKLTLRRLLPVALVLLLPAMAAHAEDPPLVRAQNAVRVLSEIEQAPDKAIPTDLLKNAHAIAVIPDLVKAGFIFGGRRGEGLISVKRPDGSWSDPSFITMTGASVGFQIGVSSTDVVLVFRTQRGVDSIVNGKFTLGADAAAAAGPVGRNASASTDGHMHAEIYSYSRSRGLFAGVALDGGVMRIDYDANAQVYGAGITPRRIFEGGVTNVPAPVVSFRDTLEEYTSK; encoded by the coding sequence ATGTTCAAGCTCACGCTGCGTCGTCTGCTGCCTGTCGCCCTGGTTCTGCTGTTGCCTGCGATGGCCGCCCACGCCGAAGATCCGCCGCTGGTCCGTGCGCAGAACGCGGTGCGTGTGCTCAGCGAGATCGAGCAGGCACCGGACAAGGCCATTCCCACCGACCTGCTGAAGAATGCGCATGCGATCGCGGTGATCCCGGACCTGGTCAAGGCTGGTTTCATCTTCGGCGGTCGTCGCGGCGAGGGTCTCATTTCGGTGAAGCGGCCGGACGGCAGCTGGTCTGATCCCAGCTTCATCACCATGACCGGCGCCAGCGTGGGCTTCCAGATCGGCGTGTCGTCCACCGACGTGGTCCTGGTCTTCCGTACCCAGCGCGGGGTGGACTCCATCGTCAACGGCAAATTCACCCTCGGCGCGGATGCGGCGGCAGCGGCCGGGCCGGTCGGGCGCAACGCCAGTGCGTCCACCGATGGCCACATGCATGCGGAGATCTATTCCTACTCGCGCTCGCGCGGCCTGTTCGCCGGTGTGGCGCTGGATGGCGGCGTGATGCGCATCGATTACGACGCCAACGCACAGGTCTACGGCGCCGGCATCACCCCGCGGCGCATCTTCGAAGGCGGCGTGACCAACGTGCCTGCCCCGGTCGTCAGCTTTCGCGATACGCTTGAGGAGTACACTTCCAAGTAA
- the tatA gene encoding Sec-independent protein translocase subunit TatA, with amino-acid sequence MGFDSIWHWLFLLLIVLLLFGTKKLRNIGPDLGNAVRGFKKAMNGDDEADGKSKESAEKLKADPPAAAQSATQEQHDSTESK; translated from the coding sequence ATGGGTTTTGACAGCATCTGGCATTGGCTTTTCCTGTTGTTGATCGTGCTGCTGCTTTTCGGCACGAAGAAACTGCGCAACATCGGGCCGGACCTCGGCAACGCCGTCCGTGGCTTCAAGAAGGCCATGAATGGCGACGACGAAGCCGACGGCAAGTCGAAGGAGTCGGCCGAGAAGCTGAAGGCCGATCCGCCGGCCGCGGCGCAGTCCGCCACGCAGGAGCAGCACGACTCCACCGAGTCGAAGTAA
- the tatB gene encoding Sec-independent protein translocase protein TatB, translating into MIEISFGKLVLLALIALIVLGPEKLPGAARTAGALLRRMRNGWESVRAEVERELEVEEIRRAAREAAKQAEAVQEQAGAVQQQVMEGTRQVREPVETAVAMMKSADPVVAKDESPADPVDPHQATLPSGEPASGRTEPAHD; encoded by the coding sequence ATGATCGAGATCAGCTTCGGCAAGCTGGTCCTGCTGGCGCTGATCGCATTGATCGTGCTCGGACCCGAGAAGTTGCCCGGCGCGGCACGCACCGCCGGCGCACTACTGCGCCGCATGCGCAATGGCTGGGAAAGCGTGCGCGCCGAGGTGGAACGCGAGCTCGAAGTCGAAGAGATCCGTCGCGCCGCACGCGAGGCGGCCAAGCAGGCCGAGGCCGTGCAGGAACAGGCCGGCGCGGTGCAGCAGCAGGTGATGGAGGGCACGCGGCAGGTACGCGAGCCGGTCGAGACAGCCGTTGCCATGATGAAGTCGGCGGACCCGGTCGTGGCGAAGGACGAATCGCCGGCCGACCCGGTGGACCCGCACCAGGCCACGTTGCCGTCGGGCGAGCCGGCCAGCGGCAGGACGGAGCCGGCACATGACTGA
- the tatC gene encoding twin-arginine translocase subunit TatC codes for MTEPESGFADELQQGLFSHLLELRSRLLKAAATVILVLLALVPFANRLYAALAEPLVKRLPHGAHLIATQVTSPFLTPLKLAFYAALFISMPVILYQLWAFVSPGLYKHEKRLARPLLVAALALFYLGCAFAYFLVLPAAFRFLTAVTPQGVEMMTDITHYLDFVMLMFFAFGLCFEVPVAVVILAAVGVVDLPKLRGARRYAIVGAFAVAALVTPPDITSMVMLAIPMCLLYELGLLAVRWLVPARVQPESEEAAG; via the coding sequence ATGACTGAACCCGAATCCGGCTTTGCCGACGAGCTCCAGCAGGGCCTGTTCTCACATCTGCTGGAACTTCGCTCGCGCCTGCTCAAGGCGGCAGCCACGGTCATCCTGGTGCTGCTGGCTCTGGTGCCGTTCGCCAACCGGCTCTATGCGGCGCTGGCCGAGCCGCTGGTGAAGCGCCTGCCGCACGGCGCCCATCTCATCGCGACCCAGGTCACCAGTCCCTTCCTTACGCCACTGAAGCTGGCGTTCTATGCCGCGCTGTTCATCAGCATGCCGGTGATCCTGTACCAGCTCTGGGCCTTCGTCAGCCCTGGCCTGTACAAGCACGAGAAGCGTCTGGCGAGGCCGCTGCTGGTCGCGGCGCTGGCGCTGTTCTATCTGGGTTGCGCGTTCGCGTATTTCCTGGTGCTGCCGGCCGCGTTCCGTTTCCTCACGGCGGTGACGCCGCAGGGTGTGGAAATGATGACCGACATCACGCATTACCTCGACTTCGTGATGCTGATGTTCTTCGCCTTCGGCCTGTGCTTCGAGGTGCCGGTGGCGGTGGTGATCCTGGCCGCGGTGGGCGTGGTGGATCTGCCCAAGCTGCGTGGCGCGCGCCGTTACGCCATCGTCGGTGCCTTCGCGGTGGCCGCGCTGGTCACGCCGCCGGACATCACCTCGATGGTGATGCTGGCGATTCCGATGTGCCTGCTCTACGAGCTGGGCCTGCTGGCGGTGCGCTGGCTGGTGCCGGCCAGGGTGCAGCCGGAGTCGGAGGAAGCCGCCGGTTGA
- a CDS encoding S41 family peptidase, whose protein sequence is MRFSLPTLIALALVAPLGHAQTTPATQGTTATPAAASSTQAAADQAEIADVRRFARVFEIVRQAYVEPVSNKTLMNDAIKGMLSNLDPHSAYLDKQGLQQLDEDTSGQYSGLGIEVLEDDGVLRIISPIDDTPAARAGIKPGDIILKVNGTLVDSDNIDRLFQDLRGKPGSKITLTIVHRRSNKPIDMTLTRQLITVSSVKVRELEPGYAYIRISQFQEDTAPDLEKKLGALIAKHGPQKGAILDLRNNPGGLVTAAVAVSDDFLNSGTIVTTRGRLRDANLKFTAHPGDLLDGAPMIDLVNNGTASAAEIVSGALKDNHRALIVGQRTFGKGVVQTVLPLDGDHAVKITTARYYTPDGTSIQAEGIKPDIPLGDDLTVRQGDAPAALINSEADLPHHLANQNPKAGSNIDNDGSSQSAKLAVKDYELSQALNILKGLALNHAGTTAPAAK, encoded by the coding sequence ATGCGGTTTTCCCTTCCGACCCTGATCGCCCTGGCACTGGTGGCTCCGCTGGGGCATGCGCAGACAACGCCGGCCACGCAAGGCACGACGGCCACACCGGCTGCCGCCAGCAGTACCCAGGCGGCCGCTGACCAGGCCGAGATCGCCGACGTGCGGCGGTTCGCCCGCGTCTTCGAGATCGTGCGCCAGGCCTACGTGGAACCGGTCAGCAACAAGACCCTGATGAACGACGCGATCAAGGGTATGCTCAGCAACCTCGACCCGCACAGCGCCTACCTCGACAAGCAGGGCCTGCAGCAGCTGGACGAGGACACCAGCGGCCAGTACAGCGGGCTGGGCATCGAGGTGCTGGAAGACGACGGCGTACTGCGCATCATCAGCCCGATCGACGACACTCCCGCGGCGCGCGCGGGGATCAAGCCCGGCGACATCATCCTGAAGGTCAACGGCACGCTGGTCGACTCAGACAACATCGACCGGCTGTTCCAGGACCTGCGCGGCAAGCCGGGCAGCAAGATCACGCTCACCATCGTGCACCGCAGGAGCAACAAGCCGATCGACATGACGCTGACCCGGCAGCTGATCACCGTCAGCAGCGTCAAGGTACGCGAGCTGGAACCCGGCTACGCCTATATCCGCATCAGCCAGTTCCAGGAAGACACCGCACCCGACCTGGAAAAGAAACTCGGCGCCCTGATCGCCAAGCACGGTCCGCAGAAGGGTGCCATTCTGGACCTGCGCAACAACCCCGGTGGCCTGGTCACCGCGGCGGTGGCGGTCAGCGACGACTTTCTCAATTCGGGCACCATCGTCACCACCCGTGGCCGCCTGCGCGACGCCAACCTCAAGTTCACCGCGCATCCCGGTGACCTGCTCGACGGCGCGCCGATGATCGACCTGGTCAACAACGGCACCGCTTCCGCCGCCGAGATCGTGTCCGGCGCGCTGAAGGACAACCATCGCGCGCTGATCGTCGGCCAGCGCACCTTCGGTAAGGGCGTGGTGCAGACCGTGCTGCCGCTGGACGGCGACCATGCCGTGAAGATCACTACCGCCCGTTACTACACGCCGGACGGCACCTCGATCCAGGCCGAGGGCATCAAGCCCGATATTCCGCTTGGCGATGACCTGACCGTCCGGCAGGGCGACGCCCCGGCCGCACTGATCAACTCGGAAGCCGACCTGCCGCACCATCTGGCCAACCAGAATCCGAAGGCCGGCAGCAACATCGACAACGACGGCAGCTCGCAGAGCGCCAAGCTGGCGGTCAAGGACTACGAGCTGTCGCAGGCGCTGAACATCCTCAAGGGCCTGGCGCTGAACCACGCCGGCACGACGGCTCCGGCTGCGAAATAA
- a CDS encoding murein hydrolase activator EnvC family protein → MPTLASIRPTGLVLATLLACALPAAPSPARQADSTRSEQAQTQKKLAEVRDQMKALAHQQAQTAARRDSVNAVLARQANALAAAARAVRQTDAKIAATQQQLAQLQQQQQQLQQKLHDQRAAIAALLRATYALGRGSDLRLLLGGEDVARVSRALAYSRYFQQDRAAKVQQLMGDLAKLQDLQASIATQQQALQAELASRQQQAQTLRQQRAAQQKLARQVDAQYKNQAQRLAAMKQNEQSLNHLLDKLQQAIDEAARNAARTLKPGQPGAHIANIRGGLPWPAAGPVHNYGNGVLIAAPAGSPVHAVAAGRVIYAHYLRGYGLLIIVNHGNGWMSMYGNNETLLHNVGDTVRAGTVLGTALPSTSSSTGVYFELRHNRKPVDPRAWLRRQR, encoded by the coding sequence ATGCCGACACTTGCATCGATCCGCCCGACCGGACTGGTCCTCGCCACCCTGCTCGCCTGTGCCCTGCCTGCCGCGCCGTCGCCGGCACGGCAAGCCGACTCGACCCGCAGCGAACAGGCCCAGACCCAGAAGAAGCTGGCCGAAGTACGCGACCAGATGAAAGCGCTGGCACACCAGCAGGCACAGACCGCCGCGCGTCGGGACAGCGTCAATGCGGTGCTGGCCAGGCAGGCCAATGCCCTGGCCGCCGCGGCCCGCGCCGTGCGCCAGACCGATGCCAAGATCGCCGCCACCCAGCAGCAGCTGGCCCAGCTGCAACAACAGCAGCAGCAGTTGCAGCAGAAGCTGCACGACCAGCGCGCCGCCATCGCCGCGCTGCTGCGTGCCACCTACGCGCTCGGTCGCGGCTCGGACCTGCGCCTGCTGCTGGGCGGCGAGGACGTTGCGCGGGTCAGCCGGGCGCTGGCCTACTCCCGATACTTCCAGCAGGACCGCGCGGCCAAGGTGCAGCAGCTGATGGGCGACCTGGCCAAGCTGCAGGACCTGCAGGCCTCGATCGCCACCCAGCAGCAGGCCCTGCAGGCCGAGCTCGCCAGCCGCCAGCAGCAAGCCCAGACGCTGCGCCAGCAACGCGCCGCCCAGCAGAAGCTGGCCCGGCAGGTCGACGCGCAATACAAGAACCAGGCGCAGCGGCTGGCGGCGATGAAGCAGAACGAGCAGTCGCTCAACCACCTGCTCGACAAACTGCAGCAGGCGATCGACGAAGCCGCCCGCAACGCCGCGCGGACCTTGAAGCCGGGCCAGCCCGGTGCGCACATCGCCAATATCCGCGGTGGCCTGCCCTGGCCGGCAGCCGGTCCGGTGCACAACTACGGCAATGGCGTGCTGATCGCCGCGCCCGCCGGCAGCCCGGTCCATGCGGTCGCGGCCGGCCGCGTCATCTACGCACACTACCTGCGCGGCTACGGCCTGCTGATCATCGTCAACCACGGCAATGGCTGGATGAGCATGTACGGCAACAACGAGACCCTGCTGCACAACGTGGGCGATACGGTACGCGCCGGCACCGTGCTGGGCACCGCCCTGCCCAGCACCAGTTCCAGTACCGGGGTGTATTTCGAACTGCGCCACAACCGCAAGCCGGTGGACCCGCGCGCGTGGCTGCGCCGGCAGCGTTGA
- a CDS encoding nucleoside recognition domain-containing protein, with protein MLNRLWLGFFLAAAAAALSRWLFGGDEGVFAAIVAALFNMADLSVKVMVLLFGTLTLWLGFLRIAEQAGLVSGMARLLGPLFARLMPEVPRGHPAVGLITLNFAANALGMENAATPIGLRAMRELQTLNPSDTTASNAQILFLVLNASSLTLLPMTIFMYRAQAGAHDPTLVFLPILLATSASTLVGFLSVAWMQRLKLWDPVVLAWLGSGVLLLGGFIALLASLSAAALASLSGLLGNALLFGVIVLFVGVGAYRKVPLFESFVEGARQGFEVAKDLLPYLVAMLCAVGVLRASGALGFALDGIRWLVAHAGLDTRFVDALPTALVKPFSGSAARAMLIETMHHSGVDSFPALLAATVQGSTETTFYVVAVYYGAVGIRRVRHTVGCALLADLAGVLASIGVCYWFFG; from the coding sequence ATGCTGAATCGCCTGTGGCTCGGCTTTTTCCTTGCCGCCGCCGCCGCCGCGCTCTCGCGCTGGTTGTTCGGTGGCGACGAGGGTGTCTTCGCCGCCATTGTCGCGGCGCTGTTCAACATGGCCGACCTGTCGGTCAAGGTGATGGTGCTGCTGTTCGGCACGCTCACCCTGTGGCTGGGGTTCCTGCGCATCGCCGAGCAGGCCGGGCTGGTCAGCGGCATGGCGCGCCTGCTGGGGCCGTTGTTCGCCCGGCTGATGCCGGAAGTGCCGCGCGGGCATCCCGCGGTGGGCCTGATCACGCTGAATTTCGCCGCGAACGCGCTGGGCATGGAAAACGCGGCCACGCCGATCGGCCTGCGTGCGATGCGCGAGCTGCAGACGCTGAACCCCTCCGACACCACCGCCAGCAATGCCCAGATCCTGTTCCTGGTGCTGAATGCCTCGTCGCTGACCCTGCTGCCGATGACGATTTTCATGTACCGCGCGCAGGCTGGCGCGCACGATCCCACGCTGGTGTTTCTGCCGATTCTGCTGGCGACCAGCGCATCGACGCTGGTCGGTTTCCTGAGCGTGGCCTGGATGCAGCGCCTGAAGCTATGGGACCCGGTGGTGCTGGCCTGGCTGGGCAGTGGGGTGCTGCTGCTGGGCGGGTTCATCGCGCTGCTGGCGTCGTTGAGTGCGGCCGCGCTGGCTTCGTTGTCGGGACTGCTGGGCAATGCACTGCTGTTCGGCGTGATCGTGCTGTTCGTGGGCGTGGGCGCGTACCGGAAAGTGCCGTTGTTCGAGAGCTTCGTGGAAGGCGCGCGGCAAGGTTTCGAAGTGGCGAAGGACCTGTTGCCGTACCTGGTCGCCATGCTGTGCGCCGTCGGCGTGCTGCGCGCGTCCGGTGCGCTGGGCTTCGCGCTGGACGGCATCCGCTGGCTGGTGGCGCATGCGGGCCTGGACACGCGCTTTGTCGATGCCCTGCCCACCGCGCTGGTCAAGCCGTTTTCCGGCAGTGCGGCACGTGCCATGCTGATCGAGACGATGCACCACTCCGGCGTCGACAGCTTTCCGGCGCTGCTCGCGGCCACCGTCCAGGGCAGTACCGAGACCACCTTCTATGTGGTGGCGGTGTATTACGGTGCGGTGGGCATCCGCCGCGTGCGGCACACGGTGGGGTGTGCGCTGCTGGCCGATCTGGCCGGGGTGCTGGCTTCGATCGGCGTGTGCTACTGGTTCTTCGGCTGA
- a CDS encoding methylglyoxal synthase: protein MRMGLAANQLHHSHEEGALFRWLRACEGGIRELQLGLHAVGRTYDAIQRVGMLSGYAPLRRYPYGREGGLMKLVAEVVGLDDDARTLDGAIYLIDPVDPSSIFPEAVALKRQCVIHGKPFVSTVASARDWVEMERIHAGFAPDPGADNLHTLEEQTLALISHDALKPQMLAYAGEHFDLLSRFARRVATGTTGQRLNELAWSRGWPQDKPWVHRYQSGPMGGDAQIADLVLERRCQRAIFFEDPHVARQHEADIQLLERAVTTRTDTTACITSPRVAARWAEAASVRSGK, encoded by the coding sequence ATGCGTATGGGCCTGGCTGCCAACCAGCTTCACCACAGCCACGAGGAAGGTGCTCTGTTCCGCTGGCTGCGTGCCTGCGAAGGGGGCATCCGCGAGCTGCAGCTGGGGCTGCATGCAGTGGGGCGCACCTACGATGCGATCCAGCGCGTCGGCATGCTGTCCGGCTATGCGCCGCTGCGCCGTTATCCCTATGGTCGCGAGGGCGGACTGATGAAGCTGGTGGCCGAGGTAGTCGGGCTGGACGACGACGCTCGTACGCTGGACGGTGCGATCTACCTGATCGATCCGGTGGACCCCTCCTCGATCTTTCCCGAGGCGGTGGCGCTCAAGCGGCAGTGCGTGATCCACGGCAAGCCGTTCGTTTCCACCGTGGCCTCGGCCCGCGACTGGGTGGAGATGGAGCGCATCCACGCCGGGTTTGCGCCGGACCCGGGCGCCGACAACCTGCATACGCTGGAGGAGCAGACCCTGGCGCTGATTTCCCACGATGCGCTGAAGCCGCAGATGCTGGCCTATGCGGGCGAGCACTTCGACCTGCTCTCGCGCTTTGCCCGGCGGGTTGCCACCGGCACCACCGGGCAGCGTCTCAACGAACTGGCCTGGAGTCGCGGCTGGCCGCAGGACAAGCCCTGGGTGCACCGTTACCAGAGCGGGCCGATGGGCGGCGACGCGCAGATTGCCGACCTGGTGCTGGAGCGGCGTTGCCAGCGTGCGATCTTCTTCGAGGACCCGCACGTGGCGCGCCAGCACGAGGCGGACATCCAGTTGCTGGAACGCGCGGTGACCACGCGCACCGACACGACTGCCTGCATCACTTCACCACGGGTCGCCGCGCGCTGGGCCGAAGCGGCATCTGTGAGAAGCGGGAAGTGA
- a CDS encoding NRDE family protein, with product MCLIAFAWNAHPRWRLLLAGNRDESHARPSAALARWNDLPIVGGRDLEAGGTWLGVGSAGRCAVVTNVRDPRDPQVGASRGLLATDYLAGTAAADTHAAELSNRAADYRPFNLLIFDAHDAFYLGNRPGPEALPVGVGVHGLSNADFNTPWPKTSALMRRLQAWIDAGGETDFAPLFDALADEQQAADDVLPDTGVGLERERWLSSAFIRGDSYGTRASTVVAIGHDGRGRIVERRFGPDGRFEGQTGIEFASMPDRLDT from the coding sequence ATGTGTCTGATCGCTTTCGCCTGGAATGCCCATCCGCGCTGGCGCCTCCTGCTGGCGGGCAACCGCGACGAGTCCCATGCGCGGCCCAGCGCGGCGCTGGCGCGCTGGAATGACCTGCCGATTGTGGGCGGCCGCGATCTGGAGGCCGGCGGAACCTGGCTGGGCGTGGGGTCTGCCGGGCGCTGCGCGGTGGTTACCAATGTGCGCGATCCACGCGATCCGCAGGTCGGCGCGTCGCGTGGACTACTGGCAACGGACTATCTCGCGGGAACCGCAGCTGCCGATACGCATGCTGCCGAGCTGTCGAACCGTGCCGCCGATTATCGACCGTTCAACCTGCTGATCTTCGATGCGCACGATGCGTTCTATCTGGGCAACCGGCCCGGGCCCGAGGCATTGCCGGTCGGCGTGGGCGTGCATGGTCTTTCCAACGCCGACTTCAATACGCCGTGGCCGAAGACCAGTGCGTTGATGCGACGGCTGCAGGCCTGGATCGATGCCGGTGGCGAGACCGATTTCGCACCGCTGTTCGATGCGCTGGCCGACGAGCAGCAGGCCGCGGATGATGTGCTTCCCGACACCGGCGTAGGGCTGGAGCGCGAACGCTGGCTGTCGTCGGCCTTCATTCGCGGCGACAGCTACGGCACGCGCGCGTCGACGGTGGTGGCGATCGGCCACGATGGCCGTGGCCGCATCGTCGAGCGCCGCTTCGGGCCGGACGGCCGTTTCGAGGGCCAGACCGGGATCGAATTCGCTTCGATGCCGGACCGGCTGGATACCTGA
- a CDS encoding YchJ family protein has translation MRSEPSPEPCTCGQPAGYAACCGPLHEGGIAANAAALMRSRYSAYVLKREDYLLSTWHADTRPAQLDLARQEPEPHWLGLDVKRHEEHGDEAIVEFVARLRYGGGKAQRMHEVSRFVRESGRWFYVDGEFPDD, from the coding sequence GTGCGTAGCGAGCCATCTCCCGAACCCTGTACCTGCGGCCAGCCGGCCGGTTATGCCGCATGCTGCGGCCCCCTGCACGAAGGCGGTATCGCAGCCAACGCCGCGGCGCTGATGCGTTCGCGCTACAGCGCCTATGTGCTCAAGCGCGAGGACTACCTGCTGTCCACCTGGCATGCGGATACCCGCCCCGCGCAACTGGACCTGGCCCGGCAAGAACCCGAACCCCACTGGCTGGGACTCGATGTGAAACGTCACGAAGAACATGGCGACGAAGCCATCGTGGAATTCGTCGCACGCCTGCGCTACGGCGGCGGCAAGGCCCAACGCATGCATGAGGTCAGCCGCTTCGTGCGCGAGAGCGGACGCTGGTTCTACGTGGACGGGGAATTCCCGGACGATTGA
- a CDS encoding lipocalin family protein, producing MRPRNERWEPTRPTTETVAAPTASQPIEAIARLSLEQLAGTWHEIAQLPGSFGLTHDGVAILQFERGGDQTLTLVRRPIENTTGKVRVRRCIMNRPKPGNEPAQFRLRSAPDWLAWLPSVWSDCWVIALDVKAGWAMLADPEKRSLCLLSREPRMQRELFDTLKGRVRHMGFDLAPLVVSPFRAG from the coding sequence ATGCGACCACGCAACGAACGATGGGAACCCACCAGGCCGACCACCGAGACGGTCGCAGCGCCCACCGCCTCGCAGCCGATAGAGGCGATCGCCCGGCTCAGCCTCGAGCAGCTTGCCGGTACCTGGCATGAAATCGCGCAGCTGCCGGGTTCGTTCGGCCTGACCCATGATGGCGTCGCCATCCTGCAGTTCGAGCGTGGCGGCGATCAGACGCTGACCCTGGTCCGTCGCCCGATCGAAAACACCACGGGCAAGGTCCGGGTTCGACGCTGCATCATGAACCGCCCGAAGCCGGGCAACGAGCCCGCCCAGTTCCGGCTGCGCTCGGCCCCGGACTGGCTGGCCTGGCTGCCGTCGGTGTGGAGCGACTGCTGGGTCATCGCGCTGGACGTCAAGGCCGGCTGGGCCATGCTGGCCGATCCGGAGAAGCGGAGTCTGTGCCTGCTGTCGCGCGAGCCGCGCATGCAACGCGAGCTTTTCGACACGCTGAAGGGCCGGGTCAGGCACATGGGCTTCGATCTGGCCCCGCTGGTCGTTTCGCCCTTCCGCGCCGGCTGA
- a CDS encoding NnrU family protein — translation MWMLILGLLIFLGLHSVRIFADGWRTRQIARLGPLRWKAVYSVLAIAGFVLICWGFGLARQHPVLLYAPPAWLRHLNALFTLVAFVLLAAARVPRNHFKEKLHHPQTLAVKTWAFGHLLAIGMLRDVVLFGAFLLWSVVLYAVARRRDRREGIVYAEGTIRGDIIACVIGAVLWALFAFWLHELLIGVNPIS, via the coding sequence ATGTGGATGCTGATCCTGGGCCTGCTGATCTTTCTTGGCCTGCACTCTGTACGCATCTTCGCCGACGGCTGGCGCACACGGCAGATCGCACGGCTGGGCCCGCTGCGCTGGAAGGCGGTTTACTCGGTGCTGGCGATCGCCGGGTTCGTATTGATCTGCTGGGGTTTCGGGCTGGCCCGCCAGCATCCGGTGCTGCTGTATGCGCCGCCGGCCTGGCTGCGCCACCTCAATGCACTGTTCACCCTGGTCGCCTTCGTACTGCTGGCCGCGGCACGGGTACCGCGCAACCATTTCAAGGAGAAACTGCATCACCCGCAGACCCTGGCCGTGAAGACGTGGGCCTTCGGTCACCTGCTGGCCATCGGCATGCTGCGCGACGTGGTGCTGTTCGGCGCTTTTCTGCTCTGGAGCGTGGTGCTGTACGCCGTGGCGCGCCGGCGCGATCGCCGCGAGGGCATCGTGTATGCCGAAGGCACGATCCGTGGCGACATCATCGCGTGCGTCATCGGCGCCGTGCTGTGGGCGCTGTTCGCGTTCTGGCTGCATGAGCTGCTGATCGGCGTGAACCCGATATCCTGA